The Helicobacter mustelae genome has a segment encoding these proteins:
- a CDS encoding GGDEF domain-containing protein: MPLKARLKEIFFALQEQDFSNIDEEVEYFFGVLAEQHLRLVDELDPTPTNTALRPVPKPQIFQKLSHLLQDCKEDKKSSQDILLELENLYYAREEKQTDLLLGQDYFISTIKEIQEILDTCSEEILQFHEICQQLLSRNKSLVEQENQAEFLHVVHHFYQNLSLFDQFFYNKEVHISSLHERLHRTEKMLKQMEQKIRMDTLTRIYRRSYLEQLLCYCESRFKDYGENYSILFFDIDGFKFINDAYGHSAGDALLVQFARVLKSNSRTSDMVGRYGGDEFLILMPKASVSIAKEVALRICKVVAGQEFLCQDVKITVSTSIGVVDRLGFASKEQMLHRVDSLLYEAKKNGRNQVRWE; encoded by the coding sequence ATGCCGCTAAAAGCAAGATTAAAAGAGATTTTCTTTGCCCTGCAGGAGCAGGATTTCTCAAATATCGATGAAGAGGTGGAATATTTTTTTGGCGTATTGGCAGAGCAGCATCTCAGATTGGTCGATGAGCTTGATCCCACTCCCACTAATACAGCGCTGCGACCTGTGCCAAAGCCTCAAATCTTCCAAAAGCTTTCCCATCTCTTGCAAGATTGCAAAGAAGACAAAAAAAGCTCACAAGATATTCTTTTGGAGTTGGAGAATCTCTATTATGCCAGGGAGGAAAAGCAGACAGATTTGCTGCTAGGCCAAGATTATTTCATCTCCACGATCAAGGAAATCCAAGAGATTCTAGACACATGCTCTGAGGAGATTTTGCAATTTCATGAAATCTGCCAGCAGCTTTTGAGCCGGAATAAGAGTCTTGTTGAGCAGGAAAATCAAGCAGAATTCTTGCATGTGGTCCATCATTTTTATCAAAACCTCTCCTTGTTTGATCAGTTTTTTTATAACAAAGAAGTCCATATTAGTAGCTTGCATGAGCGATTGCATCGGACAGAAAAGATGCTCAAGCAGATGGAGCAAAAAATCAGAATGGATACATTGACAAGAATTTATAGGCGCTCTTATTTAGAGCAATTGCTGTGCTATTGCGAATCGCGATTCAAAGATTATGGGGAGAATTATTCGATTTTATTTTTTGATATTGATGGATTTAAATTCATCAATGATGCCTATGGGCATTCGGCTGGAGATGCACTGCTTGTGCAATTTGCCAGGGTGCTAAAATCCAATTCTCGAACTTCAGACATGGTGGGTCGCTATGGGGGAGATGAATTTTTGATTCTCATGCCAAAGGCTAGCGTATCCATTGCCAAAGAAGTTGCACTAAGGATTTGTAAAGTCGTTGCAGGGCAGGAATTCCTTTGCCAGGATGTAAAAATCACAGTTTCTACAAGCATTGGCGTGGTGGATCGCTTGGGATTTGCAAGCAAAGAGCAAATGCTACATCGAGTAGATTCCCTGCTTTATGAAGCCAAGAAAAATGGCAGGAATCAGGTGCGATGGGAATGA
- the lptE gene encoding LPS assembly lipoprotein LptE, whose amino-acid sequence MNFFAIAFVLLSFFLSGCGYQPIAHYAKKALGDSIFVNLKMNLANPENSIEIKDMVNRAIIAKFQNRLASRDEASTTLTVELQNVTDTSIATNTDGFTTFYRVNIQIAFLYKNHLGKEGDFVNSAYFDYAVSLEDPLITYMNRLDAIRQASLQCIDRFLTQIAHEGK is encoded by the coding sequence ATGAATTTTTTTGCAATTGCCTTTGTCCTGCTATCTTTTTTCTTGAGTGGCTGTGGTTACCAACCCATTGCGCATTATGCAAAAAAAGCATTGGGGGATTCTATTTTTGTGAATCTCAAAATGAATCTTGCAAACCCGGAGAATTCTATAGAGATCAAGGATATGGTCAATCGCGCCATCATAGCCAAATTCCAAAATCGCCTCGCTAGCAGGGATGAGGCTAGCACGACTTTGACTGTGGAGCTGCAAAATGTCACAGATACCTCCATTGCTACCAATACCGATGGTTTCACTACTTTTTATCGCGTCAATATTCAGATTGCTTTTCTTTACAAAAACCACCTTGGCAAGGAGGGAGATTTTGTAAATTCTGCATATTTTGATTATGCCGTATCCCTAGAAGATCCCCTCATCACCTATATGAATCGCCTAGATGCCATCAGGCAGGCCAGCCTGCAGTGTATCGATAGATTTTTGACGCAGATCGCACATGAAGGAAAGTGA
- the leuS gene encoding leucine--tRNA ligase, whose translation MEYQAQKIEAKWQEYWQAHGSFEPLDDTTLPKKYILSMFPYPSGALHMGHVRNYCIGDAMARHYRKQGFNVLHPIGFDAFGMPAENAAIKHGAHPKEWTYSNIEAMHKEFKSLGFSFSRERSFATCDPLYTKWEQEFFIDMWQKGLVYRKKAFLNWCPKDQTVLANEQVVDGKCWRCDTEIIQKEMVQYYIKITDYAEELLADLDKLEGKWPNAVLTMQRNWIGKSLGLEFALLLEKPLGEMLALEVFTTRPDTIYGVTYCAIAPEHPLVAGIFDQLESQKQQKIKDMQKMGARARAMGEKEGVDLGIFVLHPLTKKKIPVWVANFVLMDYGSGAVMGVPAHDERDFAFAKKYALPIKQVLKAEKLPFCEEGELIHSESFDGLHGTQAKEKIISYFESKHLGKKVMHFRLKDWGISRQRYWGAPIPLLHCEKCGIEPQSKEKLPITLPDDVVINGEGNPLDKHKTWQVDICPKCGGAARRETDTMDTFFQSSWYFLRYTTPRSLWVQCAFDEKSTGYWLEVDEYIGGVEHAILHLLYARFFTKVLRDLGYIHFDEPFSNLLTQGMVLKEGRKMSKSLGNVIEPHAIIQKYGSDTARLFVLFAAPPAKELEWIDGGVEGAYRFIRKFYEKSQILSPLQKKPQIQTQNLSEPERLARKKVYEALQKSQDIFSKKQPGFAFNTLIAACMEAFNALSVQENLMIWSEGYYILSNVLEPMIPHVCWEISQKYFDFGNFTALELDEDALRSESVVMVITVNGKRRGQIQVSPNASKDEILDLARENAQKYLEGVAIIKEVVVPNKLVNFVTK comes from the coding sequence ATGGAATATCAAGCACAAAAAATTGAAGCAAAGTGGCAGGAATATTGGCAGGCACATGGTTCCTTTGAGCCCTTGGATGACACCACGCTTCCCAAAAAATATATCTTGAGCATGTTTCCCTATCCTAGTGGTGCCCTTCATATGGGACATGTGCGCAATTATTGCATTGGTGATGCAATGGCGCGCCATTACCGCAAGCAAGGTTTTAATGTCCTGCATCCCATTGGCTTTGATGCTTTTGGCATGCCTGCAGAAAATGCAGCAATCAAGCATGGTGCCCATCCCAAAGAATGGACTTATTCTAATATAGAGGCTATGCATAAAGAATTCAAATCCCTAGGATTTTCTTTTTCTAGGGAGCGTAGTTTTGCTACCTGCGATCCTCTTTATACCAAATGGGAGCAGGAATTTTTTATTGACATGTGGCAAAAGGGCTTGGTGTATCGCAAAAAGGCATTTTTGAACTGGTGTCCTAAGGATCAAACCGTTTTGGCAAATGAGCAGGTGGTCGATGGGAAATGTTGGCGCTGTGACACAGAGATCATCCAAAAAGAAATGGTCCAATACTACATCAAGATTACAGATTATGCAGAGGAGCTTTTGGCGGATTTGGATAAATTAGAGGGAAAATGGCCCAATGCCGTGCTTACTATGCAGCGTAATTGGATTGGAAAATCCCTGGGGTTAGAATTTGCGCTTTTGCTAGAAAAGCCGCTAGGGGAAATGCTGGCCCTAGAGGTTTTTACCACAAGACCAGATACGATTTATGGGGTGACTTATTGCGCCATCGCTCCAGAACATCCCCTTGTTGCGGGCATTTTTGATCAGTTAGAGTCACAAAAACAGCAAAAGATTAAAGACATGCAAAAAATGGGTGCTAGAGCACGTGCGATGGGGGAAAAAGAGGGGGTGGATCTGGGGATATTTGTGCTCCATCCTCTTACAAAGAAAAAAATCCCTGTATGGGTGGCAAATTTTGTATTGATGGATTATGGTAGCGGGGCGGTGATGGGCGTCCCTGCGCATGATGAGCGGGATTTTGCATTTGCCAAAAAATACGCTCTTCCCATCAAGCAGGTATTAAAGGCAGAGAAGCTTCCTTTTTGTGAAGAGGGTGAGCTTATTCATAGCGAGAGTTTTGATGGACTGCATGGCACACAAGCCAAAGAGAAAATTATTTCTTATTTTGAGAGTAAGCATCTAGGAAAAAAAGTGATGCATTTTCGCTTAAAAGATTGGGGGATATCGCGTCAACGCTACTGGGGGGCACCCATTCCACTGCTGCATTGTGAGAAGTGTGGCATAGAACCTCAAAGCAAAGAGAAGCTTCCCATCACTCTGCCTGATGATGTTGTAATTAATGGTGAGGGAAATCCACTGGATAAACACAAAACCTGGCAGGTAGATATTTGCCCCAAATGTGGGGGAGCTGCGCGCAGGGAAACAGATACCATGGATACCTTTTTTCAATCCAGCTGGTATTTTTTGCGCTATACCACACCGCGATCTTTGTGGGTTCAATGCGCCTTTGATGAAAAGAGCACAGGGTATTGGTTGGAGGTGGATGAATACATTGGTGGAGTGGAGCATGCAATCTTGCATTTGCTTTATGCGCGGTTTTTTACCAAAGTCTTGAGAGACCTGGGCTATATTCATTTTGATGAGCCTTTTTCCAATCTCTTGACTCAGGGCATGGTTTTAAAAGAGGGAAGAAAGATGAGCAAATCTTTGGGTAATGTCATAGAGCCCCATGCCATCATCCAAAAATACGGCTCAGACACCGCAAGATTGTTCGTACTCTTTGCTGCGCCTCCTGCAAAAGAATTGGAATGGATTGATGGTGGTGTGGAGGGTGCTTATCGCTTCATTCGCAAATTTTATGAAAAATCCCAGATTCTTAGTCCGCTGCAGAAAAAACCCCAAATCCAGACCCAAAATCTCTCAGAACCAGAGAGACTTGCACGCAAAAAAGTCTATGAAGCCCTGCAAAAATCCCAAGACATTTTTAGCAAAAAGCAACCTGGATTTGCCTTTAATACCCTTATTGCTGCTTGTATGGAGGCATTTAATGCACTCAGTGTGCAGGAAAATCTTATGATTTGGAGTGAGGGATATTATATTTTGAGCAATGTTTTAGAACCAATGATCCCTCATGTCTGCTGGGAAATTTCGCAAAAATATTTTGACTTTGGCAATTTCACTGCATTGGAGCTGGATGAGGATGCGCTAAGAAGTGAGAGTGTGGTGATGGTCATCACTGTGAATGGTAAAAGACGTGGCCAGATTCAAGTCTCTCCCAATGCGAGCAAGGATGAGATTTTAGATCTTGCTAGAGAGAATGCGCAGAAATATTTGGAGGGAGTGGCGATTATCAAAGAAGTCGTCGTGCCCAATAAATTGGTAAATTTTGTGACAAAATGA
- the secF gene encoding protein translocase subunit SecF: MEFFKKVRIFDFVAYSTYGLIFSTLVILGALALIFFKGFVPGIDFAGGSTAQIRYDKPAPISQIRERLDRAEGFRGSQVSEYGSKFEVQIKIPYTETLLGKNLNTMLVEVLKDTGNFELRKLDTVGPKVGNELKQKGILSLILAAIAMMLYVSFRYEWRFALASILALLHDVIITAASVIVFHIDLNLEVVAALLTLLGYSINDTIIVFDRIRERMLVDKSNDIQEVINEAISHTLSRTLLTSLTVFFVLLTLYLFGGENIIGFSLPMLVGVVFGTYSSMFLAPKLTILLGFDIEEYHRKEARKIKRQEEKRRLREMYENGRV; this comes from the coding sequence ATGGAGTTTTTTAAAAAAGTCAGAATTTTTGATTTTGTCGCCTATTCTACTTACGGCTTGATTTTTTCGACTTTGGTGATTTTGGGTGCACTGGCATTAATTTTTTTCAAGGGTTTTGTCCCAGGAATTGATTTTGCTGGCGGGAGTACTGCACAGATCCGCTATGACAAACCCGCTCCCATTAGTCAGATCCGAGAGAGGCTAGATAGAGCAGAGGGATTTAGGGGTTCGCAGGTGAGTGAATATGGCTCTAAGTTTGAGGTGCAGATAAAGATTCCCTACACTGAGACATTGCTGGGCAAAAATCTCAATACCATGCTTGTGGAAGTCCTCAAAGACACGGGGAATTTTGAGCTCAGAAAGCTTGATACCGTGGGGCCAAAGGTGGGAAATGAACTCAAGCAAAAGGGGATTTTATCCCTAATTTTGGCAGCCATTGCCATGATGCTCTATGTGAGTTTTCGCTATGAATGGCGCTTTGCACTGGCAAGCATCCTAGCTTTGTTGCATGATGTGATTATCACTGCTGCTTCGGTGATTGTCTTTCATATTGATCTCAATCTTGAAGTGGTCGCTGCGCTTTTGACTCTGCTTGGCTATTCCATTAATGACACGATTATCGTCTTTGATAGGATTAGGGAGAGGATGCTAGTAGATAAGAGCAATGACATTCAAGAAGTGATTAATGAGGCTATCTCCCACACGCTCTCTAGGACTCTGCTTACTTCATTGACGGTGTTTTTTGTGCTTTTGACACTCTATCTCTTTGGTGGGGAAAATATTATAGGATTTTCTTTGCCCATGCTTGTGGGTGTGGTTTTTGGGACCTATAGCTCGATGTTTTTGGCTCCAAAGCTTACGATTTTGCTGGGATTTGATATTGAGGAATATCACAGAAAAGAGGCAAGAAAGATAAAAAGACAAGAAGAAAAAAGGCGCTTGAGAGAAATGTATGAAAATGGGCGCGTCTAA
- the secD gene encoding protein translocase subunit SecD, giving the protein MKQIFNTRLIIFLLAALFGICLSIPSLFQTHGPKISLGLDLQGGLNLLLGVKTQEAIKARYASLASLIRFDVKQRQILLEKLHPKEDQVSFELIDSEDAKVIDAILAKINGIQVQKQGDFYTITFTPQEIEEIKKNAISQAIATIRNRLDQFGLSEPSVTQQGRDNILVELPGIKSVEEENRVRDLIAKSAHLQMMAVDEDHNLRVDSMSELEAQKYGDVILPFSVENGHPGGKVLLKAIPILDGDRLTDARVAYDESHQPVVSFTLDSQGAKVFGDFSGANIGKRMAIVLDGKVYSAPVIRQRIGGGSGQISGGFSVEQASDLAITLRSGSLPAPLEVLEKRSVGPSLGKDSIRASMIALISGFALVVGFMIVYYSMAGVIATCALVVNIFLIISVMAIFGATLTLPGMAGIVLTVGVAVDANIIINERIREALRAGESAARAVHIGYVNASRAIFDSNITSLIASVLLYAYGTGAIKGFALTTGIGILASIITAIVGTQGFYQAILPKIANTKSLYFWFGITRK; this is encoded by the coding sequence ATGAAGCAAATATTCAACACTCGCCTTATTATTTTCCTCCTTGCTGCACTCTTTGGCATTTGCCTCTCCATCCCCTCTCTCTTCCAGACCCATGGCCCAAAAATCAGCCTGGGATTGGATTTGCAAGGAGGATTGAATCTCTTATTAGGCGTTAAGACCCAAGAGGCCATTAAGGCGCGCTATGCTTCCTTGGCCTCTTTGATTCGTTTTGATGTGAAGCAAAGGCAGATTTTATTAGAGAAATTGCATCCCAAAGAGGATCAAGTGAGTTTTGAGCTTATTGATTCTGAAGATGCCAAAGTTATCGATGCGATTTTGGCAAAAATAAATGGCATTCAGGTGCAAAAACAGGGGGATTTTTATACCATTACCTTCACTCCTCAAGAAATCGAAGAGATCAAGAAAAATGCTATCTCTCAGGCCATTGCCACCATCCGCAATCGTCTGGATCAATTTGGATTGTCTGAGCCAAGTGTCACTCAGCAGGGCAGGGATAATATTTTGGTGGAGCTTCCTGGGATTAAGAGCGTGGAGGAAGAGAATCGCGTGAGGGATTTGATCGCAAAGTCCGCGCATTTGCAAATGATGGCAGTGGATGAGGATCATAATCTTAGGGTGGATTCCATGAGTGAGTTAGAGGCTCAGAAATATGGGGATGTGATTTTGCCTTTTTCTGTAGAAAATGGCCATCCTGGAGGCAAGGTTTTGCTCAAGGCTATTCCGATTTTGGATGGAGATAGGCTCACAGATGCTCGCGTAGCCTATGATGAATCCCATCAGCCTGTGGTGAGTTTTACGCTGGATTCTCAAGGAGCGAAGGTTTTTGGGGATTTTTCTGGTGCAAATATTGGCAAGCGTATGGCAATCGTGCTAGATGGGAAGGTGTATTCTGCTCCTGTGATTCGTCAGCGTATTGGTGGCGGCAGTGGGCAGATTAGTGGGGGATTTAGCGTAGAGCAGGCAAGCGATTTGGCAATCACTCTGCGCAGCGGCAGCCTGCCCGCTCCCCTAGAGGTGCTAGAGAAGCGCAGTGTGGGTCCAAGTCTTGGGAAGGATAGCATTAGAGCTTCCATGATTGCCCTAATAAGTGGTTTTGCACTGGTTGTGGGGTTCATGATTGTTTATTACTCCATGGCGGGGGTGATTGCCACTTGTGCTTTGGTGGTAAATATCTTTTTAATTATTTCTGTGATGGCAATTTTTGGCGCGACTTTGACGCTTCCTGGGATGGCTGGGATCGTGCTTACTGTGGGTGTGGCAGTGGATGCAAATATCATCATCAATGAGCGTATCAGAGAGGCTCTGCGTGCTGGAGAGAGTGCGGCGCGCGCGGTGCACATTGGCTATGTCAATGCTTCAAGAGCTATCTTTGATTCCAATATCACCTCCCTCATTGCCTCTGTATTGCTCTATGCTTATGGTACAGGTGCAATCAAGGGATTTGCGCTTACCACAGGGATTGGGATTCTAGCCTCCATCATCACAGCCATTGTGGGGACACAGGGGTTTTATCAAGCCATCTTGCCAAAGATTGCCAATACAAAGTCATTGTATTTTTGGTTTGGCATTACAAGGAAATAA
- the yajC gene encoding preprotein translocase subunit YajC, producing MENVQGILSSLLPFVVLILIFYFFIIRPQRNQQKKHKQMIEELKKGDKIVTNGGFICEVLKPEEGFFSVKLNDETIARVSKDFIAYKVEEQPAQ from the coding sequence ATGGAAAATGTACAAGGAATCTTGAGCTCTTTATTGCCTTTTGTTGTACTGATTTTGATTTTTTATTTTTTCATTATTCGCCCGCAGAGAAATCAGCAAAAAAAGCATAAGCAGATGATCGAAGAGCTAAAAAAGGGGGACAAAATCGTCACTAATGGCGGTTTTATCTGCGAGGTGCTCAAACCAGAAGAGGGGTTTTTTAGCGTGAAACTCAATGATGAAACCATAGCAAGGGTTTCTAAAGATTTTATTGCCTATAAAGTGGAAGAGCAACCAGCGCAATAA
- the nhaA gene encoding sodium/proton antiporter NhaA yields the protein MRQQLFLERLFLRFVKSESFSGICLFISMLLAFIAANSGFSDWYFKLWHTEFGFSFGGHFLGFELYHWINDVLMSFFFLMVGLEIKREFLIGELSGLQKAIFPVVAALGGMVIPGMIYYGLNLGTESSRGFGIPMATDIAFALGVILLLGKRVPFSLKVFLVTLAVVDDLGAIIVIALFYTTQIYWNYLFFAALVIVVLIFFNKIGIKNLIPYLLLGVLLWYLVHHSGIHATISAVVLAFCIPLQPRLKQAAVLKSFKESISKLNQAVQEKIDGLEHKEIQSLYKKSSHFQSPLERLEHMLHPLSAYFIMPLFAFANAGVRVTSEINLQIDHIFLGILLGLFIGKPLGIFLITFLCDKIGIAKKPEAVGWMHIFGAGTLAGIGFTMSIFVSNLAFSHPASAEVAKVAILSSSFLSAVAGSLLLLLFDRFANKAK from the coding sequence ATGAGGCAACAACTCTTTTTAGAAAGACTTTTTTTGCGTTTTGTTAAAAGCGAATCCTTTAGTGGAATTTGTCTCTTTATTAGCATGCTGCTCGCATTCATTGCTGCTAACTCTGGTTTTTCTGATTGGTATTTTAAGCTCTGGCATACAGAATTTGGCTTTAGCTTTGGTGGGCATTTTCTAGGCTTTGAGTTGTATCATTGGATTAATGATGTGTTGATGTCATTTTTCTTTTTGATGGTGGGGCTAGAGATTAAGAGAGAATTTTTGATTGGGGAGCTCTCTGGCTTGCAAAAAGCCATTTTCCCTGTTGTGGCTGCTCTTGGGGGGATGGTGATCCCTGGGATGATTTATTATGGTCTCAATCTAGGGACGGAGTCTTCTCGTGGCTTTGGGATTCCCATGGCTACAGACATCGCCTTTGCTCTGGGGGTTATCTTGCTGCTAGGTAAGCGTGTACCCTTTTCGCTCAAGGTGTTTTTGGTGACCTTGGCAGTGGTGGATGATTTGGGTGCCATTATTGTCATTGCACTCTTTTACACCACGCAGATTTATTGGAATTATTTGTTTTTTGCTGCTCTTGTGATCGTGGTCTTAATCTTTTTCAACAAAATTGGGATCAAAAACCTCATCCCCTATTTGCTACTTGGGGTTTTGTTATGGTATTTGGTGCATCATAGTGGGATCCATGCGACAATTTCTGCGGTTGTATTGGCATTTTGCATCCCGTTGCAACCCAGACTCAAGCAAGCAGCAGTCTTGAAATCTTTCAAAGAAAGCATCTCTAAGCTCAATCAAGCGGTGCAGGAAAAAATCGATGGCTTAGAGCATAAAGAAATCCAGTCTCTCTACAAAAAATCCTCGCATTTCCAAAGTCCGCTAGAGCGATTAGAGCATATGCTTCACCCATTGAGTGCGTATTTTATCATGCCGCTTTTTGCCTTTGCAAATGCGGGTGTGAGGGTTACTAGTGAGATTAATTTGCAAATTGATCATATTTTTTTGGGCATTTTGCTGGGATTATTCATCGGCAAGCCCTTGGGGATTTTTCTCATTACTTTTCTCTGTGACAAAATTGGGATTGCAAAAAAGCCAGAAGCAGTGGGTTGGATGCATATTTTTGGTGCAGGGACACTCGCGGGGATTGGCTTCACGATGTCGATTTTTGTCTCAAATCTCGCCTTTTCTCATCCAGCATCCGCAGAAGTGGCAAAGGTGGCCATTTTATCCTCATCTTTTTTGTCTGCAGTAGCAGGTTCTCTTCTTCTGCTTTTGTTTGATAGATTCGCAAATAAGGCAAAATGA
- the efp gene encoding elongation factor P, whose product MAIGMSELKKGLKIEIDGVPYRIVEYQHVKPGKGAAFVRAKIKSFFDGRVIEKTFHAGDKCEEPNLVERTMQYLYHDGEAFQFMDTETYEQLALSDDQVGDVAKWMLDGMNVQVLFHNGKAISVDVPQIVQLKIIETAPNFKGDTSSGGKKPATLETGVVVQIPFHVLEGEVIRVNTETHEYVERVK is encoded by the coding sequence ATGGCAATTGGTATGAGTGAATTAAAGAAGGGTTTAAAGATTGAGATTGATGGTGTTCCTTATAGGATCGTGGAATATCAACATGTAAAGCCTGGTAAGGGTGCAGCGTTTGTGCGGGCAAAGATTAAATCTTTTTTTGATGGCAGGGTGATTGAAAAAACCTTTCATGCTGGAGATAAATGCGAAGAACCAAACCTAGTGGAAAGGACAATGCAATATCTCTATCATGATGGTGAGGCGTTTCAATTTATGGACACGGAGACTTATGAGCAGTTGGCGCTCAGTGATGATCAAGTAGGAGATGTAGCTAAATGGATGCTTGATGGTATGAATGTGCAGGTTCTCTTTCATAATGGCAAGGCGATTTCTGTAGATGTTCCACAAATTGTCCAGCTCAAGATCATTGAGACTGCCCCAAATTTCAAGGGTGATACTTCCAGCGGTGGCAAAAAGCCCGCAACCTTGGAGACTGGCGTGGTCGTGCAGATCCCCTTCCATGTTCTAGAGGGTGAAGTAATCCGCGTAAACACCGAAACCCACGAATATGTAGAAAGGGTGAAATAA
- a CDS encoding class II fructose-bisphosphate aldolase, giving the protein MLVQGNEILQKAHKEFYGVGAFNFVNFEMLQAIFAAANEASSPIIIQASEGAIKYMGIDIVVSMAQTMAKRYPHIPAALHLDHGTSFESCKRAIEAGFTSVMIDASHHCFEENLKLTKEVVDFAHGHGVSVEAELGRLMGIEDNISVDEKDAVLVNPQEAEIFVKETHVDYLAPAIGTSHGAFKFKGEPKLDFERLQEVKRLTNIPLVLHGASAIPDDVREAFLQTGGDLKGSKGVPFAFLQESIKGGINKVNTDTDLRIAFIAAVRKMANDDPTQFDLRKFFTPGMEAMKKVMVERMRLLGSSDKI; this is encoded by the coding sequence ATGCTAGTTCAAGGAAATGAAATTCTACAAAAAGCACACAAGGAGTTTTATGGAGTGGGGGCTTTCAATTTTGTGAATTTTGAAATGTTGCAGGCAATTTTTGCAGCTGCAAATGAGGCAAGCTCTCCGATTATCATTCAGGCAAGTGAGGGTGCTATCAAATACATGGGCATTGATATTGTCGTATCAATGGCTCAAACTATGGCAAAGCGCTATCCTCATATTCCTGCGGCGCTACACTTGGATCATGGCACAAGCTTTGAGTCATGTAAAAGAGCCATTGAGGCAGGTTTCACTTCTGTGATGATTGATGCCTCCCATCATTGTTTTGAGGAAAATCTAAAGCTGACCAAAGAAGTGGTGGATTTTGCACATGGACATGGCGTGAGCGTGGAGGCAGAGTTGGGGAGATTGATGGGAATTGAGGATAATATTTCTGTAGATGAGAAAGATGCTGTGTTGGTAAACCCACAAGAAGCTGAGATTTTTGTCAAAGAAACTCATGTGGATTATTTGGCTCCTGCAATTGGTACAAGTCATGGTGCTTTTAAATTTAAAGGCGAGCCAAAACTGGATTTTGAAAGATTGCAAGAGGTGAAAAGGCTTACAAATATTCCTTTGGTGTTGCATGGTGCAAGCGCCATCCCCGATGATGTGCGTGAAGCGTTTTTGCAAACAGGAGGAGACCTGAAGGGGAGCAAGGGGGTGCCGTTCGCATTTTTACAAGAATCCATAAAGGGTGGGATCAATAAGGTCAATACGGATACGGATTTACGTATTGCTTTTATTGCAGCCGTGCGAAAAATGGCAAATGATGATCCCACACAGTTTGATTTGAGAAAGTTTTTTACCCCTGGTATGGAAGCTATGAAGAAGGTAATGGTCGAGCGCATGCGCCTTCTTGGTTCAAGTGACAAGATCTAA
- a CDS encoding peptidylprolyl isomerase translates to MVYDKIISAIAASILFTGISYAKDLASVDDQIITEKDFDVLKQQAPDFDFNKLTTEQKNGLINQKVNEILIEKAAKKEKLDQTREYQEALENIKKQLLLQAWQHNVAEQAKKTVIPEAEVKKFYDDNPKQFIQQEGHARHILVKTKEEAEKIIAELNKAPKSRVEQKFIELANKYTTDPNAKKAQNGGDLGTFQRNQMVPEFGDAVFALSPNTYTKTPVKTQYGYHVVYLIKKGSPKTISFAEAKPTIENMFKERKFQEMAQDKIQHLRSNAKITINH, encoded by the coding sequence ATGGTTTACGATAAGATTATTAGCGCAATTGCCGCGAGCATCCTCTTTACGGGAATTTCCTATGCAAAAGATTTAGCAAGTGTTGATGATCAGATAATCACAGAAAAAGATTTTGATGTCTTGAAGCAACAAGCGCCCGATTTTGACTTCAATAAGTTGACCACAGAGCAAAAAAATGGGCTCATTAATCAAAAAGTCAATGAAATTTTGATTGAAAAAGCGGCAAAAAAAGAGAAGCTTGATCAAACAAGAGAGTACCAAGAGGCATTGGAAAACATAAAAAAGCAGTTACTCTTGCAAGCTTGGCAGCATAATGTCGCAGAACAAGCAAAAAAAACCGTCATTCCTGAGGCAGAGGTTAAGAAATTCTATGATGACAATCCAAAGCAATTCATCCAGCAAGAGGGACATGCAAGACATATTCTGGTAAAAACCAAAGAAGAGGCTGAGAAAATTATCGCAGAGCTCAACAAAGCTCCAAAGTCAAGAGTTGAGCAAAAGTTCATCGAATTGGCCAACAAATACACCACTGATCCAAACGCAAAAAAAGCACAAAACGGAGGGGATCTGGGAACATTCCAAAGAAATCAAATGGTGCCTGAATTTGGCGATGCAGTATTTGCGCTTTCTCCTAATACCTATACAAAAACACCTGTAAAAACACAATATGGTTATCATGTCGTTTATTTGATCAAAAAAGGAAGCCCTAAAACCATCTCTTTTGCCGAAGCAAAACCAACAATTGAGAATATGTTTAAGGAGAGAAAATTCCAAGAAATGGCTCAGGATAAGATTCAGCATTTGAGAAGTAATGCAAAAATTACAATTAATCATTAA